From Sulfuracidifex tepidarius, one genomic window encodes:
- a CDS encoding DsrE family protein — MGEKFSFFMVSGDPEKLYMGIITAIGYVSGGSEVYMFFTMDALKGVSRENEKVLLNNAKPLSYYVDNLMELGEDSVELAACEFGMRVKGIQEKDLIPKVKVSGVSEFAFKSAESKSILVF, encoded by the coding sequence ATGGGTGAAAAGTTTTCATTCTTCATGGTGTCAGGAGATCCCGAGAAGCTATACATGGGAATAATCACTGCTATAGGTTACGTGTCAGGCGGAAGTGAAGTGTACATGTTCTTCACGATGGATGCTCTCAAGGGAGTTAGTAGAGAAAACGAGAAAGTACTACTGAACAACGCCAAGCCCCTCTCTTACTACGTTGACAATTTAATGGAACTAGGTGAGGACAGCGTGGAGTTGGCAGCCTGCGAGTTCGGGATGAGAGTCAAGGGAATACAGGAAAAAGACCTAATACCTAAGGTCAAGGTGAGCGGTGTCTCAGAGTTCGCCTTCAAGAGTGCCGAGTCCAAGTCAATCTTAGTTTTTTAA
- a CDS encoding YeeE/YedE family protein, translated as MPPMVLQPVFSYGWPIVFGVFALSGFILGWSAQRGNYCFVNAMTSVFTVRSYERFGALLLLFGLSALGAGLLVGLGVIPASDQYYFNYFGGWYILVGSIIFGFGAALAGGCNLSMLYRAASGYVQNWIELFGMMIGTYIFAVGIWPFQLYTMEKGILSTTSGGYVEYLPYLIFHDVSDAGVLVTTVFYSVPLIGLGIYLQARTKKKWNAMSMGNVSKGMMASSPKFKAFGKSAIPSPESIKRMDLKKEAKDLLLLKKPYGTNLTTVILALDMLLVFIIGAGYTFNYLVITSSDGGRFFEYILFIFGQHLFLTTPWFNDSLPIVDTSTLMVVMLCVGAFFSSYLSGDFKIRIPREKKRLAIGFIGGILVGIGVRMALGCNVGLMWTNFAQIGYDGIIFIFGMLGGVYLAVKVQERL; from the coding sequence TTGCCACCTATGGTGCTACAGCCGGTTTTTTCTTACGGCTGGCCCATTGTTTTTGGTGTCTTCGCTCTTTCAGGCTTCATTTTAGGTTGGTCAGCACAGAGGGGAAACTACTGTTTCGTTAACGCGATGACCTCTGTGTTCACCGTGAGGAGTTACGAGAGGTTCGGAGCACTTCTCCTCCTCTTTGGGCTTTCGGCTCTGGGAGCCGGCCTCCTGGTGGGACTGGGAGTAATACCTGCTAGCGATCAGTATTACTTCAATTACTTCGGAGGGTGGTACATCTTAGTAGGGTCAATAATTTTCGGCTTCGGTGCTGCCCTAGCAGGCGGATGTAATCTCTCCATGTTATACAGAGCGGCCTCAGGATACGTTCAGAACTGGATAGAGCTCTTCGGAATGATGATAGGGACTTACATATTCGCAGTGGGGATATGGCCCTTCCAGCTTTACACTATGGAGAAGGGCATACTCTCAACTACCTCTGGAGGTTACGTAGAGTACCTTCCGTACCTGATCTTTCATGACGTCTCTGACGCTGGAGTTTTGGTCACAACAGTGTTCTACTCTGTTCCCTTAATCGGTCTTGGGATATACCTGCAGGCTAGAACCAAGAAGAAATGGAACGCTATGTCCATGGGCAACGTAAGTAAGGGAATGATGGCGTCATCTCCCAAGTTCAAAGCGTTCGGGAAGTCCGCAATCCCTTCCCCTGAATCGATAAAGAGGATGGACTTGAAGAAGGAAGCAAAGGACCTTTTACTGCTCAAGAAACCATATGGGACTAACTTAACCACGGTGATCCTAGCTCTAGATATGCTCCTGGTCTTCATCATAGGGGCTGGGTACACTTTCAACTACTTGGTGATTACATCCTCTGACGGAGGAAGGTTCTTCGAGTACATCTTATTCATTTTCGGACAACACCTCTTCCTTACCACTCCTTGGTTCAATGATTCTCTACCCATAGTGGACACGAGTACCCTGATGGTAGTTATGCTCTGCGTAGGGGCTTTCTTCTCTTCTTACTTAAGCGGCGACTTCAAGATAAGGATTCCGAGGGAGAAGAAGAGACTTGCAATAGGCTTCATCGGGGGAATACTTGTGGGAATAGGAGTGAGGATGGCGTTAGGTTGCAACGTGGGATTAATGTGGACCAACTTCGCCCAGATAGGCTACGACGGGATCATATTCATCTTCGGAATGTTAGGAGGAGTATACTTAGCCGTGAAAGTTCAGGAGAGGTTATGA
- a CDS encoding sulfurtransferase TusA family protein: MSEDLKTRKPDEVVDVRGESCPIPEMTAGKKLKKMKQGQILEVLTDHQPAVDVTLPSLAKSNGYPFTIIKDGEVYRFRIQKVS, translated from the coding sequence ATGAGTGAAGACCTCAAAACCAGGAAACCGGACGAGGTAGTAGATGTAAGAGGAGAGTCATGTCCAATTCCCGAGATGACAGCTGGGAAGAAGTTGAAGAAGATGAAGCAAGGACAGATACTGGAAGTCCTAACTGATCATCAACCTGCTGTAGACGTAACCCTTCCGTCTCTAGCTAAATCAAACGGCTACCCCTTTACTATCATAAAAGATGGTGAAGTCTACAGGTTTAGGATTCAAAAGGTGAGTTAA
- a CDS encoding sulfurtransferase TusA family protein has product MRSEVNLVGLCCSVPQLIVYSKVKKMKDNDVLEVVVERGSSQEQDVVMVIKKFGIDLVYSDEGDLRRYVIELPKARPRGLP; this is encoded by the coding sequence TTGAGGAGCGAAGTCAACTTAGTAGGGCTTTGCTGTTCGGTTCCCCAGCTAATAGTTTATTCTAAAGTAAAGAAAATGAAGGACAATGACGTCTTGGAAGTCGTCGTAGAGAGAGGGTCTTCGCAAGAACAAGACGTGGTCATGGTGATAAAGAAGTTCGGGATCGACCTGGTCTACAGCGATGAGGGAGACTTGAGGAGATACGTAATAGAGCTACCTAAGGCTAGACCTAGAGGTCTACCTTAA
- a CDS encoding sulfurtransferase TusA family protein, giving the protein MKATLNPKHIDVFKDLKKSAMVYGLKDLKKMDYGYSGKVRWMNVEMNVFASVKGNQVRITEENGKFMVIIDLSEEAEVKVECASISSVLFKPMEWRIARNLEKYSSFLNNVSIVRKENNKGKSIFNPTKAKRLDLRGVTCPVPEIETKKAILSAKPFEVIEVLVDNPPAIRYTLPEVARSFNCRYEIEDNGDYATFTFMCGRNETPLSFYEVRDVIRDEMAIGKLYLHYDKVVEEKRVETFSPTLLEVEGDAMIVASPEGRGWLLTAVVKDKKMVAARLDYGDTKLFDEDAINMVTGSVGIIHVFYMRSES; this is encoded by the coding sequence GTGAAGGCTACACTTAACCCTAAGCATATAGACGTGTTCAAGGACCTGAAGAAGAGCGCCATGGTATACGGGTTGAAGGACCTGAAGAAGATGGACTACGGGTATTCAGGGAAGGTAAGGTGGATGAACGTAGAAATGAACGTCTTCGCCTCAGTGAAGGGAAATCAGGTGAGGATCACAGAGGAGAACGGGAAGTTCATGGTGATAATTGACTTGAGTGAGGAGGCGGAGGTTAAGGTGGAGTGTGCCTCGATCTCTTCTGTCTTGTTCAAACCGATGGAATGGAGGATAGCGAGGAACTTGGAGAAATACTCGTCTTTTCTAAACAACGTCAGCATAGTGAGGAAGGAAAATAACAAGGGGAAATCCATATTTAACCCGACTAAGGCTAAGAGGTTGGACTTGAGGGGGGTTACTTGTCCCGTTCCTGAAATAGAGACGAAGAAGGCCATACTTTCAGCCAAACCTTTTGAGGTCATAGAGGTACTGGTCGATAACCCTCCCGCAATCAGGTACACCCTCCCTGAGGTAGCTAGGAGTTTCAATTGCAGGTACGAGATAGAGGATAACGGTGATTACGCCACGTTCACGTTCATGTGCGGGAGAAACGAAACACCGCTGAGCTTCTATGAGGTAAGGGACGTAATAAGGGATGAGATGGCCATAGGGAAACTTTACTTGCATTACGATAAGGTAGTCGAGGAGAAAAGAGTGGAGACTTTCTCTCCGACTCTCCTTGAAGTTGAAGGAGATGCTATGATAGTGGCTTCTCCCGAAGGCAGGGGATGGTTGTTGACTGCGGTAGTTAAGGACAAGAAGATGGTAGCTGCAAGGCTCGACTACGGAGATACCAAGCTGTTTGACGAAGACGCAATAAATATGGTAACTGGGAGCGTCGGGATAATCCACGTGTTTTACATGAGGTCTGAGAGTTGA
- a CDS encoding DsrE-related protein has product MSKRIAYLVESPLGNYVLGQMIVPQLEEGRHVATVKGMFFLDNNVYLLMKGNPLADRLASLSRSQGIYLQACDQCVFMRNLADKLIGEAKIGCFPDFYNKLLDEVDMIITV; this is encoded by the coding sequence ATGTCTAAGAGAATAGCTTACTTGGTTGAATCCCCCCTGGGAAACTACGTTCTAGGACAGATGATAGTCCCCCAGCTCGAGGAGGGAAGGCATGTAGCTACGGTAAAGGGCATGTTTTTCCTGGATAACAACGTTTATTTGTTGATGAAAGGTAATCCTCTAGCTGATAGGCTAGCTTCCTTGAGCAGGTCACAGGGGATCTATCTTCAGGCATGCGATCAATGCGTCTTCATGAGAAACTTAGCGGACAAGTTGATAGGTGAGGCAAAGATAGGTTGTTTTCCTGACTTCTATAATAAGTTATTGGACGAAGTGGACATGATAATCACGGTTTAA
- a CDS encoding TQO small subunit DoxD: MFRLIAGSIWIVAGVLDKLLNPGFLNPDSTKYVGFTIQYFAEGSPIKGFLYSVAFPNPVLTGELVIIGEISFGVLFMSGMLTKLASTCALYTNLIYFLSAAWTGATEYGINLLLMGVDLYFLVNGAKRLSIDSMAPESPLWSTKLWFTAGSVLYLLVVIFLYLKGL; this comes from the coding sequence ATGTTCAGGCTAATTGCGGGGTCTATATGGATAGTCGCAGGAGTCCTAGACAAGCTTCTAAACCCTGGGTTCCTTAACCCTGACTCGACCAAGTATGTGGGTTTCACAATACAGTACTTCGCTGAGGGATCTCCGATTAAGGGATTCCTTTATTCAGTAGCGTTTCCTAATCCTGTTCTAACTGGTGAGCTGGTGATAATAGGGGAGATATCCTTCGGAGTTCTTTTCATGAGCGGAATGCTGACTAAACTTGCGTCGACTTGTGCTCTTTACACTAACTTGATATATTTCCTTTCTGCTGCGTGGACGGGAGCTACTGAATATGGTATAAATCTGCTCTTAATGGGAGTAGATTTATACTTCCTGGTAAACGGAGCTAAACGTCTTTCCATTGATTCTATGGCTCCCGAATCCCCGTTGTGGTCGACGAAGCTTTGGTTCACGGCAGGATCTGTCTTGTACCTACTTGTCGTAATATTCCTTTATTTGAAAGGTCTTTAA
- a CDS encoding outer membrane protein assembly factor BamB family protein, with product MNSYPFNLSLPNSWNVINGNQEHEALVNTSDPLFYFVNFTEPYIQLAGGNPLPLNVSIQHIPAAQVKGVRSAQTALSQFVGEPLGATLADNMLFVEADSGPGSVFAINPITGNVIWYATGLASYAMGDPVVSEGMVYVSVGDVGFNFANFNHYIAGNDSLIVRGMAYGAIYAFNATNGRLMWMHFTDGEAMPSPAVYNGIVAYVDGAGFFTGANATTGKVMWQTHLPGLFASMSSVNYYVLPNGTPIFMAGFSELQYPYGKIVAVNGINGNLVWESSINPPYVSSNTGVGDVPVAVDQEQGIVISDTVANQTGKFVSFVAYGVNATDGKLLWEDNLSYGGVPAAFKGGVPLVVNGVAYLPDPSTGEEFAINASNGKVLWETVLPGIPLAPKFAGAPRGSPIYFDGYLLQLGANSLYVMNASDGHLLGRYVLGGFFGISNPAIAGGTIYLVNNYGWIMALPLSSFGIESGTPLPSL from the coding sequence TTGAATTCCTATCCATTCAACCTTAGCTTGCCTAACTCTTGGAATGTGATAAACGGAAATCAAGAGCACGAAGCGTTAGTGAACACATCAGATCCGCTGTTCTACTTCGTGAATTTCACTGAACCTTATATTCAACTTGCGGGAGGCAATCCCTTACCCCTAAATGTTTCAATTCAGCACATACCTGCAGCACAAGTCAAGGGAGTCAGAAGCGCTCAAACTGCATTAAGCCAATTTGTGGGAGAACCTCTGGGAGCTACCCTTGCAGATAACATGCTTTTCGTGGAAGCAGATTCAGGCCCCGGATCAGTCTTCGCCATCAACCCAATTACGGGGAACGTAATATGGTACGCAACTGGGCTGGCCAGCTATGCGATGGGAGACCCCGTTGTGAGCGAAGGGATGGTCTATGTCTCCGTGGGCGATGTCGGCTTCAACTTCGCCAACTTCAATCATTACATTGCGGGGAACGATAGTTTAATCGTAAGAGGAATGGCATACGGCGCGATCTACGCTTTTAACGCCACTAACGGGAGATTAATGTGGATGCACTTCACCGATGGAGAGGCAATGCCTTCTCCCGCAGTCTATAACGGAATTGTAGCGTATGTAGATGGAGCTGGGTTCTTCACAGGAGCTAACGCTACTACGGGGAAAGTGATGTGGCAGACCCATTTGCCTGGGTTGTTCGCAAGCATGAGTAGTGTCAACTATTACGTGTTACCTAATGGTACTCCTATATTCATGGCTGGGTTCAGCGAGTTACAGTACCCTTATGGAAAGATAGTAGCTGTAAACGGAATTAACGGCAATCTAGTCTGGGAATCATCTATCAATCCACCATATGTATCCTCGAACACTGGAGTAGGAGATGTGCCGGTAGCTGTAGACCAAGAACAAGGTATAGTAATCTCTGATACAGTTGCTAATCAAACTGGTAAGTTCGTGTCTTTCGTGGCATACGGTGTGAACGCAACCGACGGTAAACTGTTATGGGAAGACAACCTCTCGTACGGAGGTGTTCCTGCTGCATTTAAAGGAGGAGTACCGCTTGTGGTGAACGGTGTAGCTTACTTACCAGATCCTTCAACGGGAGAGGAGTTCGCCATAAACGCATCTAACGGGAAGGTGTTATGGGAGACCGTCTTGCCCGGAATACCTTTAGCACCGAAGTTCGCAGGAGCTCCTAGAGGATCCCCTATATATTTCGACGGTTATCTTCTGCAACTAGGTGCAAACTCTCTATACGTAATGAATGCCAGCGACGGACATCTCTTGGGTAGGTATGTTCTCGGAGGATTCTTCGGCATATCTAACCCAGCTATAGCTGGAGGTACAATTTACCTAGTGAACAACTATGGATGGATAATGGCGTTACCTCTAAGTTCGTTTGGTATAGAGTCTGGGACTCCTCTACCTTCGCTCTAA
- a CDS encoding glycosyltransferase yields MISIVIPAYNEENRIGKTLKLLSAWMKTEVVVVFDGDDNTPEVVKKFPVKLFVSKDRLGKGGALKVGIINASSQRVLVLDADLPISREDLIKIISEDADLVIVKRRMVGMPLKRKVLHDSFVALVKVFFPCLRDLSDFQGGVKLMDREKALSVKDELIIQDFLFDVNLIYAFKRKGYKIKEVEVDYIHDETDSKISKKLVKVILLMFLSLVKLRVYYSPFRGVLKTRLFMKAQTSILRILR; encoded by the coding sequence ATGATATCAATAGTGATTCCTGCTTATAATGAAGAGAACAGAATTGGCAAGACATTGAAACTTTTATCAGCATGGATGAAAACTGAAGTTGTAGTAGTCTTCGATGGGGACGACAACACCCCGGAGGTGGTCAAGAAATTCCCGGTGAAGCTCTTCGTCTCAAAGGATCGCCTCGGAAAGGGAGGGGCATTGAAGGTAGGAATTATAAACGCGTCGTCGCAAAGGGTTCTCGTCCTAGACGCTGATTTGCCTATCTCGAGGGAAGACTTAATTAAGATAATTTCGGAGGACGCTGACTTAGTTATCGTGAAAAGGAGAATGGTAGGAATGCCTCTGAAAAGGAAGGTCCTTCACGACAGCTTCGTAGCGTTGGTTAAGGTTTTCTTTCCCTGTTTAAGAGATTTAAGCGACTTTCAGGGTGGAGTTAAACTGATGGACAGAGAGAAGGCTTTATCAGTGAAGGATGAGTTGATAATTCAAGACTTCCTCTTTGACGTGAACTTGATTTATGCATTTAAGAGGAAAGGGTATAAAATAAAGGAAGTGGAAGTAGACTACATTCACGACGAAACTGACAGCAAGATATCTAAGAAGCTGGTAAAGGTTATACTTCTCATGTTCCTGTCCTTAGTGAAGTTGAGAGTTTATTATTCTCCATTCCGTGGAGTCCTTAAAACTAGGTTGTTCATGAAAGCACAGACTTCCATTTTGAGGATTCTAAGGTGA
- the cas1 gene encoding CRISPR-associated endonuclease Cas1 produces MFEGLNEMVLPIYNPLHQDIIMGGGTIAFVKDWGAFLHVKDNMIVCSLKGKDMWSVSPVELSSIVFLVTGSVSSEVIALANEYGIDLVFFRKGEPVAKVIPARYGGSMKVWLSQLKAWKSSRVKYASVFVRGKLRNQRVVLRYYERKYSLDLSTEKLQKLEEEVISCSTVKQVMGKEAEGARIYWSSVKSLIPLKFPGRKRKSEDPFNVALNVGYAMLRRRVWSAVISAGLNPYVGFLHSIRSGRESLVFDLMEEFRPLVDRFLIGKAREKGEEGISLKEVYRGLSNVGEDEVFTQARRLARSFEGEEYSPFLMK; encoded by the coding sequence ATGTTTGAAGGTCTCAATGAAATGGTATTACCAATTTATAATCCCCTTCATCAAGACATAATTATGGGAGGAGGCACTATAGCCTTCGTAAAAGATTGGGGAGCTTTCTTACACGTTAAAGACAACATGATAGTTTGCTCCTTAAAAGGGAAGGATATGTGGAGCGTCTCTCCAGTTGAGCTATCTTCCATCGTTTTTCTCGTCACTGGTTCGGTTTCTTCTGAGGTAATTGCACTAGCTAACGAGTACGGGATAGACCTAGTCTTCTTCAGGAAAGGAGAGCCCGTAGCTAAGGTGATACCCGCAAGATACGGCGGTTCCATGAAGGTTTGGCTATCTCAACTTAAGGCGTGGAAGAGTTCTCGGGTAAAGTATGCCTCCGTCTTCGTCAGAGGGAAGTTGAGGAACCAAAGGGTGGTGCTCAGGTATTACGAGAGGAAGTACTCCCTCGACCTATCCACTGAGAAACTACAGAAACTTGAGGAAGAAGTAATTTCCTGTTCAACTGTGAAACAAGTCATGGGGAAGGAAGCCGAGGGCGCCAGAATATACTGGTCTTCGGTTAAGTCCCTTATTCCCCTGAAGTTTCCCGGCAGGAAGAGGAAGTCCGAGGATCCGTTTAACGTGGCGTTAAACGTGGGCTATGCCATGCTCAGGAGGAGGGTATGGTCTGCAGTGATTTCAGCAGGCCTCAATCCATATGTAGGTTTCCTCCACTCTATTAGGTCTGGAAGGGAGTCACTAGTCTTCGACTTGATGGAGGAGTTCCGTCCTTTAGTGGATAGGTTCCTCATAGGTAAGGCTAGGGAGAAAGGTGAGGAAGGCATATCCTTAAAAGAAGTTTATAGAGGGCTTAGTAACGTTGGGGAGGACGAAGTGTTCACCCAAGCTAGGAGGTTAGCCCGTTCATTCGAAGGGGAGGAGTACTCTCCTTTTCTGATGAAGTGA
- the cas2 gene encoding CRISPR-associated endonuclease Cas2 — translation MFYVVFYDITDSNLRQKVASFLKSRGLRRVQLSVFVGEMNSSTLKDVKSGLSRLHRTSQEGERFSVMIVPTTESLFSKRVSIPSEGVEDDKVIW, via the coding sequence ATGTTTTACGTAGTCTTCTACGATATAACCGATTCCAATCTCAGGCAAAAAGTCGCTTCCTTCCTTAAATCTAGGGGTTTAAGAAGGGTACAGTTGAGCGTCTTCGTTGGGGAGATGAACTCTTCAACCTTGAAGGACGTGAAATCGGGACTGTCCAGGCTTCATAGAACGTCTCAAGAAGGGGAAAGGTTCTCCGTCATGATAGTACCAACTACTGAGTCTCTCTTCTCCAAGAGAGTTTCAATCCCCAGTGAAGGCGTGGAAGACGATAAGGTAATTTGGTGA
- the cas4 gene encoding CRISPR-associated protein Cas4, protein MITGTTVKHYVYCPRIVHLEALGFRERVTQYMVEGKEKEEEAYEDLSPKLPLEKGKFYSTEGLSGFPDFIVRGQWVSPLDVKVSNKVRLDHKAEVLFYCYLMELSGERVKEGMLYYLPVKKLVRLNYSSQEREYVKRIIKEIIISKITDPKVRQPVRKCLNCGFRRWCNPRLKSFGEA, encoded by the coding sequence TTGATAACCGGAACCACGGTGAAGCACTACGTTTACTGTCCAAGGATAGTACACTTGGAAGCTTTAGGTTTCAGGGAGAGGGTAACCCAGTACATGGTTGAAGGTAAGGAAAAGGAGGAGGAAGCATACGAAGACCTTAGCCCTAAACTTCCCTTAGAGAAGGGAAAGTTCTACTCAACCGAAGGTTTATCAGGGTTTCCCGACTTCATAGTGAGGGGACAATGGGTCTCACCTTTAGACGTAAAGGTGAGCAATAAGGTTAGGTTAGATCACAAGGCCGAGGTTCTTTTCTACTGCTACCTCATGGAACTTTCAGGGGAGAGGGTAAAGGAAGGCATGCTTTACTATTTACCCGTCAAAAAACTGGTAAGGCTAAACTACTCTTCTCAAGAAAGAGAATACGTTAAGAGGATAATTAAGGAAATAATTATAAGTAAAATTACGGATCCCAAGGTAAGACAGCCGGTTAGGAAGTGCCTCAATTGCGGGTTCAGGAGGTGGTGCAATCCTCGTTTGAAGTCCTTCGGAGAAGCGTAG
- a CDS encoding ATP-binding cassette domain-containing protein: MILGSNGAGKTSLLKAIVGLYKVNKGSILVNNFDVTRGKKLNLLSTNLESVYHLGSLNIGQTYSVYSEAFNCVKDAGNLYNLVRPKGDTLSRLSTGEKKWFTTVLALFAGTEVTLLDEPFEDLDPALVKSLVNAVLSVKGKQLIITLHSIHLLKYFKDWDLFFMFNGKLYGKAKVEDVLDSCIVSGDKENSVLKVSVGGMTYSIVKGDCEGGISLKEINNLDILYDRLREEI; this comes from the coding sequence GTGATTTTAGGGTCAAACGGTGCGGGAAAAACTTCACTTCTCAAGGCTATAGTCGGGCTGTACAAGGTAAATAAGGGGAGTATCCTTGTGAACAATTTTGACGTAACAAGAGGAAAAAAGCTTAACCTATTATCCACGAATTTGGAATCGGTTTATCATTTAGGTTCACTCAATATAGGTCAAACATATTCCGTATATTCTGAGGCATTTAATTGTGTAAAAGATGCGGGCAACCTTTACAACTTAGTTAGACCTAAGGGCGACACTCTATCCAGGCTTTCCACGGGGGAAAAGAAGTGGTTTACTACCGTGTTAGCCTTGTTCGCGGGCACTGAAGTGACTCTGCTGGACGAACCTTTTGAAGATCTAGACCCGGCTTTGGTTAAGTCCTTAGTAAACGCCGTGCTCTCCGTCAAGGGAAAACAGCTAATCATAACACTCCACAGCATTCACTTGCTTAAATACTTCAAAGACTGGGATTTGTTCTTCATGTTTAACGGGAAACTTTACGGGAAAGCCAAAGTGGAAGACGTGTTAGACTCATGCATAGTTTCAGGAGATAAGGAGAACTCGGTCTTAAAAGTCAGTGTGGGAGGAATGACTTACTCTATAGTTAAAGGCGACTGCGAGGGAGGAATTTCACTAAAAGAAATTAATAACCTAGATATACTTTATGACAGACTAAGGGAAGAAATATGA
- the crn1 gene encoding CRISPR-associated ring nuclease Crn1 → MKLVSTLGTTPGGVAETYLSLLRGDYSAPFPSSPLKIDELIVVRTRGTDVSFSVLSAIFSKCVSPIPMREVILSIEDVMSPQDFKEVREKVRSLLSPGDYLDFTGGRKAISAASVLAAREAGAHLVTTTVDQETYARMNDAMRRIAKGEDVDPCNLLAKGRTLVFF, encoded by the coding sequence ATGAAGTTAGTTTCCACGCTGGGGACTACCCCCGGGGGAGTGGCAGAGACCTACCTTTCCTTATTGAGGGGAGACTACTCTGCACCTTTCCCCAGTTCTCCTCTCAAGATAGATGAACTCATAGTAGTCAGAACTAGAGGCACTGACGTGTCTTTCTCCGTCCTCTCAGCCATCTTTTCTAAGTGCGTATCTCCGATTCCGATGAGGGAAGTTATACTCTCAATCGAAGACGTTATGAGCCCGCAGGACTTCAAGGAGGTCAGGGAGAAGGTTAGATCCCTGCTCTCCCCTGGAGATTACCTGGACTTCACGGGAGGAAGGAAAGCGATAAGCGCAGCCTCTGTCCTAGCAGCGAGGGAGGCCGGAGCTCATCTGGTCACCACTACCGTAGATCAGGAAACGTATGCCAGAATGAACGACGCCATGAGGAGGATAGCCAAAGGTGAGGATGTAGACCCTTGTAACCTTTTAGCTAAGGGTAGAACCTTAGTCTTCTTTTGA
- the cas4a gene encoding type I-A CRISPR-associated protein Cas4/Csa1: MFFTLSDVMLLSRRTRSTPRSISEELRGWNWSEPPVYPPSTMTLGVSDLTNGLCPTGRFAFLKYTGKKVEVKPLPGASVHEVYAKGIETVKRLIYEEDLNGARLRTLMEDEFYSLKVEDLTLAKAIWDRVVNTYSAELDKAKGRSPYFSRDSLASMVVPFSVEFPLDGTLVGLHNGVRADAFIPHVPMIAEMKTGKPRRQHELALTGYALAYESMFEYPMDFGYLCYVQVKEGRVFDSCRLVQVGDYLRDEFLQMRDKVMESIENGVEPEKPKRCDQDCPFLKVCNP; the protein is encoded by the coding sequence ATGTTCTTCACTCTCTCAGACGTGATGCTCCTCTCAAGGAGGACGCGTAGTACCCCCCGCTCTATTTCTGAAGAACTGAGGGGGTGGAATTGGAGCGAACCTCCGGTCTACCCTCCCTCGACTATGACTCTCGGTGTTTCCGACCTCACTAACGGGCTCTGTCCCACGGGTAGGTTCGCTTTCCTCAAGTACACGGGAAAGAAAGTTGAGGTTAAGCCCCTCCCCGGCGCATCAGTTCACGAGGTTTATGCCAAGGGGATTGAGACAGTAAAGAGACTCATCTACGAGGAGGACTTGAACGGGGCCAGACTCAGGACTCTCATGGAGGACGAGTTCTACTCCCTAAAGGTAGAAGACTTAACCCTAGCAAAGGCTATTTGGGACAGGGTAGTTAACACGTACTCAGCTGAGTTGGACAAGGCAAAGGGACGGTCACCTTACTTCTCAAGGGACTCGCTTGCCTCCATGGTGGTCCCGTTCTCGGTGGAGTTCCCCCTTGACGGTACGCTGGTGGGCCTCCACAACGGGGTGAGGGCTGACGCGTTCATCCCACACGTACCCATGATAGCAGAAATGAAGACGGGTAAACCTAGGAGACAACACGAGTTGGCTTTGACGGGTTACGCTTTAGCTTATGAGAGCATGTTCGAATACCCCATGGACTTTGGATACCTCTGTTACGTCCAAGTAAAGGAAGGGAGAGTGTTCGACTCTTGTAGGCTTGTACAAGTGGGGGACTACCTGAGGGACGAGTTTCTCCAGATGAGGGACAAGGTAATGGAATCCATAGAGAACGGAGTGGAGCCGGAAAAGCCAAAGAGGTGCGACCAAGATTGTCCCTTCTTGAAGGTATGTAATCCTTAA